The Stomoxys calcitrans chromosome 3, idStoCalc2.1, whole genome shotgun sequence genome includes a region encoding these proteins:
- the LOC131996389 gene encoding uncharacterized protein K02A2.6-like isoform X2 encodes MPLEENDIRLLSKMFADAIQQSTSAAASAAAAAATSSISQRDATPRNAMPPVSIPAYKMGDSTSVSDYFVRCEWSFQLSQVAESDYKSYMLVHMGADLYNSLKVLLSPKKVEELSYVEVKDTLVKHFDRKCNQYAESIRYRQVVQEKEEALSDFVLRLRKAATHCNYAEFLDRMLTEQLLYGLQSRDICDEIISREPRTFNEAYEIAQRLEASHRSTVEMKCNVNNSNPIEETTCKVAFSTTRFKNKPKDEVRGHETSGVVVAKCYGCGGNHQRSKCKFRNASCFVCSKTGHIAKVCKSRTGQISEDDCDDGEIQRLNAVFSQNGSRSNKRMIERRINGVKIQMELDTGAPCGIMSRNTFRSRIGNQRLLKTDRRFTSYTGHRIECVGRVAVNVSVGLSTRKLNLYVVDGDFDALFGREWISQFVNEIDFVRLFSSGPVMSIKTATPHLSPEELSRLQSTLSKFDGIFGDTAGKLDFPPVKLNLRPDVRPVFAKARDVPFALRSIYAAEIDKKIASGFYKKVDFSEWASTTHIVSKKDGGIRITGNYKPTVNPRIIIDEHPIPKPENLFNNMHGAKLFCHLDITDAYSHLQIDDELAHALTLNTPTHGLIRPTRAVYGAANIPAIWQRTMETILQGINNVCNFFDDILIYADSFDNLLATLEATLTRLREKGLKLNRSKCVFAAPAVEFLGHKIDEYGVHKSDRHVAAVRDAPKPTDLSTKSRRLRDVMSQKPFKWTVNAEKAYIDIKNALISDQVLMPYEPSAPLLLATDASGIGLGAVLSHRLPDGRERPIAFASRTLTATERKYPQIDKEALAIVWAVNKFFLYVYGRHFTLISDHKPLTQILDPSKSLPVLCISRMVNYANFLANFNFTVEFKTTKANANADYCSRAMRMDGACNTITEYDDFDGFLINQIDQLPTNATKIASETRKDEKLGPILRILESGKSLQAHGYRSPEINYRLSGGCLIFEHRVVIPETLRVKILQDLHSAHLGIVKMKGIARSFVYWPGIDKEIENVAKSCKDCAENANDPPKFRDHHWQYPKSPWERIHVDYAGPFLGSMLLIVTDAYSKWIEVKVTPTSTSSATITILDELFATYGVPTMLVSDNGTCFSSIEFKDYLTKIGVRYHKFTAPYHPSTNGQAERSVQTVKNAMKALGANKSSLQKHLNAFLRQYRIAPHSTTGQAPAVLFLGRNLRTQLDLILPQDLTTKMIEKQYMQFNATFRSFDNFQNVYFLSNNNRMPKWLPGVICRRIGDLHYEILYEGKCVKRHIDQIRSRTEPNSAANTSIEYQQSQDASTRWKRIHMKSRLSTTHDSQTSQQQDTNSSFQDDFPNTNTSYTTNFFTPLSDFHGFPNSEENNGNGDLIPRDQDVVLEDGSMQEDPGEDNGANQGNTFPLRKSSRIPRKRIIFSP; translated from the exons ATGCCACTGGAGGAGAATGACATACGATTATTATCGAAGATGTTTGCTGATGCGATTCAGCAATCAACGTCGGCGGCTGCGAGCGCGGCTGCGGCTGCGGCGACATCAAGTATTTCACAACGAGATGCAACACCAAGGAATGCAATGCCACCAGTGTCGATTCCGGCTTATAAGATGGGCGATTCCACTTCAGTAAGTGACTATTTTGTGCGGTGCGAGTGGTCGTTTCAATTAAGTCAAGTTGCAGAATCGGACTACAAGAGTTATATGCTGGTTCATATGGGCGCGGATCTTTATAATTCACTTAAAGTTCTGTTGAGTCCCAAGAAGGTGGAGGAGTTATCCTACGTTGAAGTGAAAGACACTTTAGTAAAACATTTCGATAGGAAGTGCAACCAGTATGCAGAAAGTATAAGATATCGCCAGGTTGTGCAAGAAAAAGAGGAAGCACTGTCTGACTTTGTGCTGAGACTAAGGAAAGCTGCGACGCATTGTAACTACGCAGAGTTTCTGGACCGTATGCTTACGGAACAATTGCTTTACGGGCTCCAATCAAGAGACATTTGTGATGAGATAATTTCCAGGGAGCCAAGGACTTTTAATGAGGCCTACGAgatagcgcaaaggttagagGCTTCACATAGATCTACTGTTGAGATGAAATGTAATGTTAATAATTCTAACCCAATTGAGGAGACTACTTGCAAAGTTGCGTTTAGCACAACGCGTTTTAAAAACAAACCGAAGGATGAAGTTAGGGGGCATGAGACCTCcggtgttgttgttgcaaaatgCTACGGGTGTGGTGGAAATCATCAAAGGAGTAAGTGTAAGTTCCGAAATGCATCTTGTTTCGTGTGTAGCAAGACAGGCCATATTGCGAAAGTGTGTAAGTCCAGAACTGGCCAAATTTCGGAAGACGACTGTGATGATGGCGAAATACAACGATTGAACGCAGTGTTTTCTCAAAATGGTTCAAGATCAAACAAGCGCATGATTGAGCGAAGGATaaatggtgtaaaaattcaaatggAGTTGGACACTGGCGCACCATGTGGTATAATGAGTAGAAATACATTTCGATCACGGATTGGGAACCAGAGGCTACTAAAGACTGACCGGCGTTTTACAAGTTACACTGGGCATAGAATAGAGTGTGTTGGGCGTGTAGCCGTCAATGTGTCTGTTGGTCTATCTACTCGCAAGCTGAACTTGTATGTCGTCGATGGTGATTTCGACGCGCTATTTGGAAGGGAGTGGATTTCTCAATTTGTGAATGAGATTGATTTTGTCAGATTGTTTTCTTCGGGGCCTGTCATGAGTATTAAAACTGCCACACCGCATTTATCACCTGAGGAGCTGAGTAGACTACAGAGTACATTATCAAAGTTTGACGGAATATTTGGAGATACTGCTGGTAAGTTGGATTTTCCACCAGTAAAATTGAATTTGCGTCCGGACGTTAGACCAGTTTTTGCCAAGGCCAGGGATGTTCCATTTGCATTAAGGAGTATATACGCCGCGGAAATTGATAAGAAAATAGCTTCTGGGTTTTACAAGAAGGTCGATTTCTCAGAGTGGGCATCGACTACTCATATAGTTTCTAAGAAGGATGGTGGCATACGTATAACGGGTAACTACAAACCGACGGTTAACCCTAGAATTATAATAGATGAAcatcccatcccaaaacccgaaaatttatttaacaacATGCACGGGGCAAAGCTGTTCTGCCATTTGGATATAACAGATGCATATTCGCATCTGCAGATTGATGATGAATTGGCGCATGCACTTACGCTAAATACCCCCACACACGGGTTAATACGACCAACAAGGGCTGTTTATGGGGCTGCCAATATACCAGCTATTTGGCAAAGGACTATGGAGACCATCCTGCAGGGCATAAACAATGTGTGCAACTTCTTCGACGACATCTTGATATATGCCGATAGTTTTGATAACTTATTAGCAACTCTAGAGGCGACATTAACCCGTTTGAGAGAAAAGGGTTTAAAACTTAACAGATCCAAGTGTGTGTTCGCGGCTCCAGCGGTTGAATTTCTTGGGCACAAGATTGATGAGTATGGCGTTCATAAGTCGGATAGACATGTAGCGGCAGTAAGAGATGCACCAAAACCAA CAGATTTATCTACAAAGAGCAGGCGGTTGCGTGATGTAATGTCACAAAAGCCTTTTAAGTGGACAGTGAATGCGGAAAAAGCGTACAttgatattaaaaatgcacTAATATCTGATCAAGTCTTAATGCCCTACGAACCGTCGGCACCACTACTGCTAGCAACAGACGCGAGTGGCATTGGCTTAGGCGCCGTTTTATCGCATAGATTGCCTGATGGTCGCGAAAGGCCTATTGCCTTTGCTAGCAGGACTTTGACAGCGACCGAACGTAAGTATCCTCAAATCGATAAGGAGGCACTAGCCATTGTTTGGGCGGTAAATAAGTTCTTTCTTTATGTGTATGGCCGCCACTTCACCCttatttcggaccataaaccgTTGACACAGATACTGGATCCGTCGAAGTCTTTGCCAGTTTTATGCATAAGCCGTATGGTCAACTACGCTAATTTTTTGGCGAATTTCAATTTCACTGTCGAGTTCAAGACAACGAAGGCAAATGCGAACGCCGACTACTGTTCTAGAGCAATGCGAATGGACGGAGCTTGTAACACAATTACTGAATATGACGACTTCGATGGATTTCTAATTAACCAAATAGATCAACTTCCTACTAATGCTACTAAGATTGCATCCGAAACAAGGAAAGATGAGAAATTAGGTCCAATCTTACGGATTTTAGAGAGTGGTAAATCTCTCCAAGCACATGGGTATAGATCTCCCGAGATTAATTACAGGTTATCAGGAGGATGTCTCATCTTTGAACATCGAGTGGTGATTCCAGAAACGCTACGTGTGAAAATTCTACAGGATTTGCATTCGGCTCACTTAGGGATCGtaaaaatgaaaggcattgcaAGGTCATTCGTTTACTGGCCTGGAATTGATAAGGAAATTGAGAATGTTGCGAAAAGCTGCAAGGACTGTGCAGAAAATGCAAACGATCCACCAAAGTTTAGAGACCACCACTGGCAATATCCGAAATCACCATGGGAGCGCATACACGTAGATTATGCTGGACCTTTCTTAGGCTCCATGTTACTAATAGTAACAGATGCTTACAGTAAGTGGATTGAGGTGAAAGTGACACCTACCAGCACATCGAGCGCTACGATCACCATTCTAGATGAATTATTCGCCACTTATGGAGTACCAACAATGCTTGTTTCAGATAATGgtacttgtttttcttcaatAGAATTCAAAGACTACCTCACAAAGATTGGAGTGAGATATCATAAATTCACAGCCCCCTACCATCCGTCCACAAATGGTCAGGCGGAACGATCAGTTCAAACAGTCAAGAATGCCATGAAGGCCTTGGGGGCAAACAAAAGCAGtttacaaaaacatttgaaTGCATTTCTACGCCAATATAGAATTGCCCCGCATTCAACAACGGGACAAGCCCCTGCAGTCTTGTTCCTGGGTAGGAATTTAAGAACTCAGTTGGATTTAATATTGCCACAAGACTTAACAACCAAGATGATTGAGAAGCAATATATGCAGTTTAACGCAACGTTCCGTTCTTTTGATAACTtccaaaatgtttattttctcTCCAACAATAATCGGATGCCAAAGTGGCTACCTGGAGTAATATGTCGGCGAATAGGTGACTTGCACtacgaaattttatatgagggCAAATGTGTAAAAAGGCACATCGATCAAATTCGATCCAGAACTGAGCCTAATAGTGCGGCGAATACCTCGATAGAATACCAACAGTCACAGGATGCGTCGACTAGGTGGAAACGAATTCATATGAAAAGCAGACTATCAACTACACACGATTCCCAAACATCTCAACAACAAGATACAAATTCGTCGTTCCAAGACGATTTTCCGAATACCAACACCTCGTAtacgacaaatttttttactccATTGTCGGACTTTCATGGTTTTCCCAACTCGGAAGAGAATAATGGTAATGGAGATTTAATTCCTCGAGATCAGGATGTAGTTCTAGAAGATGGAAGTATGCAAGAAGACCCAGGTGAGGACAACGGCGCAAACCAAGGCAACACGTTTCCTTTACGAAAATCTTCCAGGATACCAAGGAAGAGGATCATATTTTCACCATAA
- the LOC131996389 gene encoding uncharacterized protein K02A2.6-like isoform X3, which produces MPLEENDIRLLSKMFADAIQQSTSAAASAAAAAATSSISQRDATPRNAMPPVSIPAYKMGDSTSVSDYFVRCEWSFQLSQVAESDYKSYMLVHMGADLYNSLKVLLSPKKVEELSYVEVKDTLVKHFDRKCNQYAESIRYRQVVQEKEEALSDFVLRLRKAATHCNYAEFLDRMLTEQLLYGLQSRDICDEIISREPRTFNEAYEIAQRLEASHRSTVEMKCNVNNSNPIEETTCKVAFSTTRFKNKPKDEVRGHETSGVVVAKCYGCGGNHQRSKCKFRNASCFVCSKTGHIAKVCKSRTGQISEDDCDDGEIQRLNAVFSQNGSRSNKRMIERRINGVKIQMELDTGAPCGIMSRNTFRSRIGNQRLLKTDRRFTSYTGHRIECVGRVAVNVSVGLSTRKLNLYVVDGDFDALFGREWISQFVNEIDFVRLFSSGPVMSIKTATPHLSPEELSRLQSTLSKFDGIFGDTAGKLDFPPVKLNLRPDVRPVFAKARDVPFALRSIYAAEIDKKIASGFYKKVDFSEWASTTHIVSKKDGGIRITGNYKPTVNPRIIIDEHPIPKPENLFNNMHGAKLFCHLDITDAYSHLQIDDELAHALTLNTPTHGLIRPTRAVYGAANIPAIWQRTMETILQGINNVCNFFDDILIYADSFDNLLATLEATLTRLREKGLKLNRSKCVFAAPAVEFLGHKIDEYGVHKSDRHVAAVRDAPKPNLSTKSRRLRDVMSQKPFKWTVNAEKAYIDIKNALISDQVLMPYEPSAPLLLATDASGIGLGAVLSHRLPDGRERPIAFASRTLTATERKYPQIDKEALAIVWAVNKFFLYVYGRHFTLISDHKPLTQILDPSKSLPVLCISRMVNYANFLANFNFTVEFKTTKANANADYCSRAMRMDGACNTITEYDDFDGFLINQIDQLPTNATKIASETRKDEKLGPILRILESGKSLQAHGYRSPEINYRLSGGCLIFEHRVVIPETLRVKILQDLHSAHLGIVKMKGIARSFVYWPGIDKEIENVAKSCKDCAENANDPPKFRDHHWQYPKSPWERIHVDYAGPFLGSMLLIVTDAYSKWIEVKVTPTSTSSATITILDELFATYGVPTMLVSDNGTCFSSIEFKDYLTKIGVRYHKFTAPYHPSTNGQAERSVQTVKNAMKALGANKSSLQKHLNAFLRQYRIAPHSTTGQAPAVLFLGRNLRTQLDLILPQDLTTKMIEKQYMQFNATFRSFDNFQNVYFLSNNNRMPKWLPGVICRRIGDLHYEILYEGKCVKRHIDQIRSRTEPNSAANTSIEYQQSQDASTRWKRIHMKSRLSTTHDSQTSQQQDTNSSFQDDFPNTNTSYTTNFFTPLSDFHGFPNSEENNGNGDLIPRDQDVVLEDGSMQEDPGEDNGANQGNTFPLRKSSRIPRKRIIFSP; this is translated from the exons ATGCCACTGGAGGAGAATGACATACGATTATTATCGAAGATGTTTGCTGATGCGATTCAGCAATCAACGTCGGCGGCTGCGAGCGCGGCTGCGGCTGCGGCGACATCAAGTATTTCACAACGAGATGCAACACCAAGGAATGCAATGCCACCAGTGTCGATTCCGGCTTATAAGATGGGCGATTCCACTTCAGTAAGTGACTATTTTGTGCGGTGCGAGTGGTCGTTTCAATTAAGTCAAGTTGCAGAATCGGACTACAAGAGTTATATGCTGGTTCATATGGGCGCGGATCTTTATAATTCACTTAAAGTTCTGTTGAGTCCCAAGAAGGTGGAGGAGTTATCCTACGTTGAAGTGAAAGACACTTTAGTAAAACATTTCGATAGGAAGTGCAACCAGTATGCAGAAAGTATAAGATATCGCCAGGTTGTGCAAGAAAAAGAGGAAGCACTGTCTGACTTTGTGCTGAGACTAAGGAAAGCTGCGACGCATTGTAACTACGCAGAGTTTCTGGACCGTATGCTTACGGAACAATTGCTTTACGGGCTCCAATCAAGAGACATTTGTGATGAGATAATTTCCAGGGAGCCAAGGACTTTTAATGAGGCCTACGAgatagcgcaaaggttagagGCTTCACATAGATCTACTGTTGAGATGAAATGTAATGTTAATAATTCTAACCCAATTGAGGAGACTACTTGCAAAGTTGCGTTTAGCACAACGCGTTTTAAAAACAAACCGAAGGATGAAGTTAGGGGGCATGAGACCTCcggtgttgttgttgcaaaatgCTACGGGTGTGGTGGAAATCATCAAAGGAGTAAGTGTAAGTTCCGAAATGCATCTTGTTTCGTGTGTAGCAAGACAGGCCATATTGCGAAAGTGTGTAAGTCCAGAACTGGCCAAATTTCGGAAGACGACTGTGATGATGGCGAAATACAACGATTGAACGCAGTGTTTTCTCAAAATGGTTCAAGATCAAACAAGCGCATGATTGAGCGAAGGATaaatggtgtaaaaattcaaatggAGTTGGACACTGGCGCACCATGTGGTATAATGAGTAGAAATACATTTCGATCACGGATTGGGAACCAGAGGCTACTAAAGACTGACCGGCGTTTTACAAGTTACACTGGGCATAGAATAGAGTGTGTTGGGCGTGTAGCCGTCAATGTGTCTGTTGGTCTATCTACTCGCAAGCTGAACTTGTATGTCGTCGATGGTGATTTCGACGCGCTATTTGGAAGGGAGTGGATTTCTCAATTTGTGAATGAGATTGATTTTGTCAGATTGTTTTCTTCGGGGCCTGTCATGAGTATTAAAACTGCCACACCGCATTTATCACCTGAGGAGCTGAGTAGACTACAGAGTACATTATCAAAGTTTGACGGAATATTTGGAGATACTGCTGGTAAGTTGGATTTTCCACCAGTAAAATTGAATTTGCGTCCGGACGTTAGACCAGTTTTTGCCAAGGCCAGGGATGTTCCATTTGCATTAAGGAGTATATACGCCGCGGAAATTGATAAGAAAATAGCTTCTGGGTTTTACAAGAAGGTCGATTTCTCAGAGTGGGCATCGACTACTCATATAGTTTCTAAGAAGGATGGTGGCATACGTATAACGGGTAACTACAAACCGACGGTTAACCCTAGAATTATAATAGATGAAcatcccatcccaaaacccgaaaatttatttaacaacATGCACGGGGCAAAGCTGTTCTGCCATTTGGATATAACAGATGCATATTCGCATCTGCAGATTGATGATGAATTGGCGCATGCACTTACGCTAAATACCCCCACACACGGGTTAATACGACCAACAAGGGCTGTTTATGGGGCTGCCAATATACCAGCTATTTGGCAAAGGACTATGGAGACCATCCTGCAGGGCATAAACAATGTGTGCAACTTCTTCGACGACATCTTGATATATGCCGATAGTTTTGATAACTTATTAGCAACTCTAGAGGCGACATTAACCCGTTTGAGAGAAAAGGGTTTAAAACTTAACAGATCCAAGTGTGTGTTCGCGGCTCCAGCGGTTGAATTTCTTGGGCACAAGATTGATGAGTATGGCGTTCATAAGTCGGATAGACATGTAGCGGCAGTAAGAGATGCACCAAAACCAA ATTTATCTACAAAGAGCAGGCGGTTGCGTGATGTAATGTCACAAAAGCCTTTTAAGTGGACAGTGAATGCGGAAAAAGCGTACAttgatattaaaaatgcacTAATATCTGATCAAGTCTTAATGCCCTACGAACCGTCGGCACCACTACTGCTAGCAACAGACGCGAGTGGCATTGGCTTAGGCGCCGTTTTATCGCATAGATTGCCTGATGGTCGCGAAAGGCCTATTGCCTTTGCTAGCAGGACTTTGACAGCGACCGAACGTAAGTATCCTCAAATCGATAAGGAGGCACTAGCCATTGTTTGGGCGGTAAATAAGTTCTTTCTTTATGTGTATGGCCGCCACTTCACCCttatttcggaccataaaccgTTGACACAGATACTGGATCCGTCGAAGTCTTTGCCAGTTTTATGCATAAGCCGTATGGTCAACTACGCTAATTTTTTGGCGAATTTCAATTTCACTGTCGAGTTCAAGACAACGAAGGCAAATGCGAACGCCGACTACTGTTCTAGAGCAATGCGAATGGACGGAGCTTGTAACACAATTACTGAATATGACGACTTCGATGGATTTCTAATTAACCAAATAGATCAACTTCCTACTAATGCTACTAAGATTGCATCCGAAACAAGGAAAGATGAGAAATTAGGTCCAATCTTACGGATTTTAGAGAGTGGTAAATCTCTCCAAGCACATGGGTATAGATCTCCCGAGATTAATTACAGGTTATCAGGAGGATGTCTCATCTTTGAACATCGAGTGGTGATTCCAGAAACGCTACGTGTGAAAATTCTACAGGATTTGCATTCGGCTCACTTAGGGATCGtaaaaatgaaaggcattgcaAGGTCATTCGTTTACTGGCCTGGAATTGATAAGGAAATTGAGAATGTTGCGAAAAGCTGCAAGGACTGTGCAGAAAATGCAAACGATCCACCAAAGTTTAGAGACCACCACTGGCAATATCCGAAATCACCATGGGAGCGCATACACGTAGATTATGCTGGACCTTTCTTAGGCTCCATGTTACTAATAGTAACAGATGCTTACAGTAAGTGGATTGAGGTGAAAGTGACACCTACCAGCACATCGAGCGCTACGATCACCATTCTAGATGAATTATTCGCCACTTATGGAGTACCAACAATGCTTGTTTCAGATAATGgtacttgtttttcttcaatAGAATTCAAAGACTACCTCACAAAGATTGGAGTGAGATATCATAAATTCACAGCCCCCTACCATCCGTCCACAAATGGTCAGGCGGAACGATCAGTTCAAACAGTCAAGAATGCCATGAAGGCCTTGGGGGCAAACAAAAGCAGtttacaaaaacatttgaaTGCATTTCTACGCCAATATAGAATTGCCCCGCATTCAACAACGGGACAAGCCCCTGCAGTCTTGTTCCTGGGTAGGAATTTAAGAACTCAGTTGGATTTAATATTGCCACAAGACTTAACAACCAAGATGATTGAGAAGCAATATATGCAGTTTAACGCAACGTTCCGTTCTTTTGATAACTtccaaaatgtttattttctcTCCAACAATAATCGGATGCCAAAGTGGCTACCTGGAGTAATATGTCGGCGAATAGGTGACTTGCACtacgaaattttatatgagggCAAATGTGTAAAAAGGCACATCGATCAAATTCGATCCAGAACTGAGCCTAATAGTGCGGCGAATACCTCGATAGAATACCAACAGTCACAGGATGCGTCGACTAGGTGGAAACGAATTCATATGAAAAGCAGACTATCAACTACACACGATTCCCAAACATCTCAACAACAAGATACAAATTCGTCGTTCCAAGACGATTTTCCGAATACCAACACCTCGTAtacgacaaatttttttactccATTGTCGGACTTTCATGGTTTTCCCAACTCGGAAGAGAATAATGGTAATGGAGATTTAATTCCTCGAGATCAGGATGTAGTTCTAGAAGATGGAAGTATGCAAGAAGACCCAGGTGAGGACAACGGCGCAAACCAAGGCAACACGTTTCCTTTACGAAAATCTTCCAGGATACCAAGGAAGAGGATCATATTTTCACCATAA